One part of the Amaranthus tricolor cultivar Red isolate AtriRed21 chromosome 16, ASM2621246v1, whole genome shotgun sequence genome encodes these proteins:
- the LOC130802801 gene encoding nuclear distribution protein nudE homolog 1-like → MEVAILQPYDVLKRHTNHHNRRQFITPASKSRRNPSNVDPNPNPNPSPNPNPNRSNRRKRNSPPPPSSKTQQIRLQSPPVMGQVRILKRGEDLSLSPPPPSAPVEPEPTVIVSVRDGFYAGSACVTSPSPSELPLPGFFSKRNCGFVKEGEAQNQEIACELRRVLKLI, encoded by the coding sequence ATGGAAGTAGCAATTCTTCAACCGTATGATGTCTTGAAGAGACATACTAATCACCATAATCGCCGTCAATTCATTACTCCGGCTAGTAAATCTCGACGTAACCCTAGTAATGTTGATCCTAACCCAAACCCGAACCCGAGTCCTAACCCAAACCCGAATAGGTCTAACCGTAGGAAACGTAACTCACCACCTCCTCCTTCGTCTAAGACTCAACAGATCCGACTCCAATCTCCTCCTGTTATGGGTCAAGTACGGATCTTAAAACGGGGTGAAGATCTATCCCTTTCACCTCCTCCTCCTTCTGCTCCGGTTGAGCCTGAACCAACTGTTATCGTTTCGGTTCGTGACGGTTTTTATGCCGGATCTGCTTGCGTGACGTCACCATCACCAAGCGAACTGCCTTTACCTGGGTTTTTCTCAAAGAGAAACTGTGGGTTTGTGAAGGAAGGTGAAGCTCAAAATCAAGAGATCGCTTGTGAACTTAGAAGGGTTTTAAAACTCATCTAA
- the LOC130802488 gene encoding uncharacterized protein LOC130802488: protein MLQLKLNHLVFVDDLMLFCKEDIQSIQTLFQGVHHFSSSLGLEANYSKSGIYLAGVSDNFRIHAASTLEFTFESLPVKYLGIPLTSKQYTIADCEYLVDKMTSRIQSWTSKNLSYTARLQLVNSVLMSTSNYWSQTVILPKAPRNVNWEKVCRPEKEGGLRIRNL, encoded by the exons ATGCTCCAACTGAAACTAAACCACCTTGTGTTTGTGGATGACTTGATGTTGTTTTGTAAAGAGGATATACAATCAATTCAAACCCTCTTCCAAGGGGTGCATCACTTCTCCTCTAGTTTGGGCCTGGAAGCCAATTACTCTAAATCAGGTATCTACCTCGCAGGGGTCAGTGATAACTTCAGGATACATGCAGCTAGTACCCTAGAGTTTACTTTTGAGAGCCTGCCGGTAAAATACCTAGGCATACCTCTCACCTCCAAACAATATACAATTGCAGATTGCGAATACCTCGTGGATAAGATGACTAGTCGAATTCAATCATGGACTTCCAAGAATCTTTCCTATACAGCTAGACTTCAGCTGGTCAACTCGGTCCTCATGAGCACATCTAACTACTGGAGTCAAACAGTTATTCTACCCAA AGCTCCAAGGAATGTGAACTGGGAGAAGGTCTGTAGGCCTGAAAAGGAAGGAGGGCTCCGAATCCGGAACCTGTAA